A DNA window from Chryseobacterium sp. MEBOG06 contains the following coding sequences:
- a CDS encoding RHS repeat-associated core domain-containing protein: MTDTNNYYPFGLNHTGGNGLNNSSFVSFYSYKYNGKELQETGMFDYGWRQYMPDLGRWNGIDQLAESYHMASPYAYVMNNPISFLDPDGRDVKPTRDGYEFSGSDLQNVMGYLQGGGSARKLVSSLSAWEKEESGGNFWSFFGSWNSWGATGGDVGGNLYASTWGDGAMGATIYDIQEIVFTKTKITNVQSISDWKEQGALAARQPGGAQMIGGFGDLLGIFDIAGQVMSTWKPQHRYLAMAAGIIGAVALKKPGLAVKEEINLMEDFITVRHHTSTSAVNAIKKSGSINVSSPRPFGVDVEVAPFISPSKVRLGQAAGGYRGGGYVEFTVPKWGVTSTPHIGGTGNAGRIIVEGRMQLDIRTLNPKYVKRWWWPF; the protein is encoded by the coding sequence ATTACCGATACCAACAACTATTATCCATTTGGGCTAAACCATACGGGAGGAAACGGTTTGAACAACTCCAGTTTTGTAAGTTTTTACAGCTATAAATACAATGGCAAAGAGCTTCAGGAAACCGGGATGTTTGATTATGGCTGGAGACAATATATGCCTGATCTGGGAAGATGGAACGGGATAGATCAATTGGCGGAATCTTACCATATGGCAAGCCCATATGCCTATGTAATGAATAATCCTATTTCTTTTCTAGATCCGGACGGAAGGGATGTAAAGCCAACTCGTGATGGTTACGAGTTTTCAGGAAGTGATCTGCAAAATGTAATGGGGTATCTACAGGGAGGAGGAAGCGCTCGAAAATTAGTCAGCTCATTATCTGCATGGGAAAAAGAAGAAAGTGGAGGGAACTTCTGGTCCTTTTTTGGTTCATGGAATTCATGGGGGGCAACAGGTGGTGATGTTGGTGGTAACCTCTATGCTTCTACATGGGGAGATGGAGCCATGGGAGCCACTATTTATGATATACAGGAGATTGTTTTTACCAAAACAAAAATAACCAATGTTCAGAGTATAAGTGATTGGAAGGAACAGGGAGCATTAGCAGCAAGACAGCCAGGAGGGGCTCAGATGATAGGTGGTTTTGGGGACTTGTTAGGGATCTTTGATATTGCAGGCCAGGTAATGAGCACTTGGAAGCCTCAACACAGATATCTTGCAATGGCAGCCGGGATTATTGGTGCGGTAGCACTAAAGAAACCGGGATTGGCTGTAAAAGAAGAAATAAATCTCATGGAGGACTTTATAACAGTACGACATCATACATCTACTTCAGCTGTTAATGCTATCAAAAAAAGCGGTTCTATTAATGTTTCATCGCCTAGACCATTTGGAGTTGATGTTGAAGTAGCTCCTTTTATAAGTCCATCGAAAGTAAGATTAGGACAAGCCGCAGGAGGTTATCGTGGTGGTGGATATGTAGAGTTTACAGTTCCTAAATGGGGAGTAACCTCTACTCCTCATATTGGTGGAACTGGAAACGCTGGAAGAATTATCGTAGAAGGACGTATGCAATTGGACATAAGAACTTTGAATCCAAAATATGTTAAACGCTGGTGGTGGCCTTTTTAA
- a CDS encoding RHS repeat-associated core domain-containing protein, which produces MSLSRVTFAKNSAGAPEITDTYNYYPFGLNHTGGNGLNSSNFGSFYSYKYNGKELQETGMFDYGWRQYMPDLGRWNGIDQLAESYHMASPYAYVMNNPISFLDPDGRDVKPTRDGYEFSGSDLQNVMGYLQGGGSARKLVSSLSAWEKEESGGNFWSFFGSWNSWGATGGDVGGNLYASTWGDGAMGATIYDIQEIVFTKTKITNVQSISDWKEQGALAARQPGRAQMMGSPGDPFGFFEGIGIAISAQESQPLKLAMLPLFIVTKNGDDALKILAAEKGAFSVFDWKGYPTSLSKPTGPFKILEGAEYEAARKATNNANRALHRTNPEFKGLQIHEIHPVKFGGDPTNPLKKHYLHQKNIGYTIHFGLNFKIQLKNKFTMYNNLIFDKLAKNEIPSQSLYEKLIKKNDFNIDKDYLDFISKYNGAEGAVNADAYLSFWDIENILSCNPYYEDVEECLNLFFFGTDGSNYGYAFDKNTGKIIGIDFLDIGNTSPNIFGNSFTDFLISFSNNEHE; this is translated from the coding sequence ATGTCGTTAAGTAGGGTCACCTTTGCCAAAAACAGCGCAGGCGCTCCTGAAATTACCGATACCTACAATTACTATCCATTTGGCTTAAACCATACGGGCGGAAACGGATTGAACTCTTCTAACTTTGGAAGCTTCTACAGCTATAAATACAATGGCAAAGAGCTTCAGGAAACCGGGATGTTTGATTATGGCTGGAGACAATATATGCCTGATCTGGGAAGATGGAACGGGATAGATCAATTGGCGGAATCTTACCATATGGCAAGCCCATATGCCTATGTAATGAATAATCCTATTTCTTTTCTAGATCCGGACGGAAGGGATGTAAAGCCAACTCGTGATGGTTACGAGTTTTCAGGAAGTGATCTGCAAAATGTAATGGGGTATCTACAGGGAGGAGGAAGCGCTCGAAAATTAGTCAGCTCATTATCTGCATGGGAAAAAGAAGAAAGTGGAGGGAACTTCTGGTCCTTTTTTGGTTCATGGAATTCATGGGGGGCAACAGGTGGTGATGTTGGTGGTAACCTCTATGCTTCTACATGGGGAGATGGAGCCATGGGAGCCACTATTTATGATATACAGGAGATTGTTTTTACCAAAACAAAAATAACCAATGTTCAGAGTATAAGTGATTGGAAGGAACAGGGAGCATTAGCAGCAAGACAGCCAGGACGGGCTCAGATGATGGGCAGTCCAGGTGATCCTTTTGGTTTTTTTGAGGGTATAGGAATTGCGATTTCAGCTCAGGAAAGTCAACCTCTGAAGCTTGCAATGTTACCACTTTTTATAGTAACTAAAAATGGGGATGATGCTTTGAAGATATTGGCGGCTGAAAAAGGAGCATTTTCAGTTTTCGATTGGAAAGGGTATCCGACTAGTTTATCTAAACCAACTGGGCCTTTTAAAATATTAGAGGGAGCTGAATATGAAGCGGCTAGAAAAGCAACAAATAATGCTAATAGAGCATTGCATAGAACAAATCCAGAATTTAAAGGGTTACAAATTCATGAGATACACCCTGTCAAATTTGGAGGTGATCCAACCAATCCTTTAAAAAAGCATTACTTACACCAGAAGAACATAGGTTATACAATACATTTTGGTTTAAACTTCAAAATTCAATTAAAAAATAAATTTACTATGTACAATAATTTAATTTTTGACAAGTTAGCAAAAAATGAAATTCCAAGCCAATCATTATATGAAAAGCTTATAAAAAAAAATGATTTTAATATAGATAAAGATTATTTAGATTTTATTTCTAAATATAATGGAGCTGAGGGAGCTGTTAATGCAGATGCATATCTTTCATTTTGGGATATAGAAAATATTTTATCATGTAATCCATACTATGAAGATGTGGAAGAATGTTTAAACTTATTTTTCTTTGGAACAGATGGTTCTAATTATGGTTATGCTTTTGATAAAAATACTGGAAAAATTATAGGTATAGACTTTTTAGATATAGGAAATACTTCCCCAAATATATTTGGCAATTCATTTACAGATTTTTTAATATCATTTAGCAACAATGAACATGAATAG
- a CDS encoding SMI1/KNR4 family protein: MNSKFEFPEDYISFMNNLDDYEINSENGYIELFPIDELEDINNEYETNELAPNFVAIGTNGGGVGIFINKSNNSIYSIPFIGMEEKDAVLLANSFSEFLYKFENDDLEIY; the protein is encoded by the coding sequence ATGAATAGTAAATTTGAATTTCCAGAAGATTATATTTCTTTTATGAATAATTTAGATGATTATGAAATTAACTCAGAAAATGGATATATTGAATTGTTTCCAATTGATGAATTAGAAGATATTAATAATGAATATGAAACAAATGAGTTGGCTCCAAACTTTGTTGCTATTGGCACTAATGGAGGGGGAGTTGGAATATTCATAAATAAAAGTAATAATAGTATATATTCAATTCCATTTATAGGTATGGAAGAAAAGGATGCTGTTTTATTGGCAAATTCATTTTCAGAATTTTTATACAAGTTTGAAAATGATGACTTGGAAATATACTAA
- a CDS encoding RHS repeat-associated core domain-containing protein, producing MSLSRVTFAKNSAGAPEITDTYNYYPFGLNHTGGNGLNSSNFGGLYSYKYNGKELQETGMFDYGWRQYMPDLGRWNGIDQLAEAYTSISPFAYVANNPISMRDPDGRWMDAAGHIDTSGYANPFTIMSHSQMLMTQFMGRTPDEGGGGYLAFGKTQAYTDLMTSFFNGGTVGISNKDGVLRWWTDYDDPDTNVKGVGALGFLKFKENNYDYWGILNNASTAQSYATNGIGLTLGTTAQVSNDLVDAGKMIKTSNIFKTYNLYRSNGYLNGNKYISGAKFLKNVKAINAVNSSKVVKGVAYAGLAISMAQFYESHHPGYISRGIMSYAAGFIPYVGPAVSLGIDNTDVNYWNIWTWGAMNRGSNHYDYLNPEN from the coding sequence ATGTCGTTAAGTAGGGTCACCTTTGCCAAAAACAGCGCAGGCGCTCCTGAAATTACCGATACCTACAATTACTATCCATTTGGCTTAAACCATACGGGCGGAAACGGTTTGAACTCTTCCAACTTTGGAGGTCTCTACTCTTACAAATACAATGGCAAAGAGCTTCAGGAAACCGGGATGTTTGATTATGGCTGGAGACAATATATGCCTGATCTGGGAAGATGGAACGGGATAGATCAATTGGCGGAAGCATATACTTCTATAAGTCCTTTTGCCTATGTAGCCAATAATCCTATTTCAATGAGAGATCCTGATGGAAGATGGATGGATGCAGCTGGACATATTGATACATCGGGATATGCTAATCCTTTTACAATTATGTCACATTCTCAAATGCTGATGACTCAGTTTATGGGGAGAACACCAGATGAAGGCGGCGGCGGGTATCTTGCTTTTGGTAAGACTCAGGCATATACTGACTTAATGACCTCCTTTTTTAATGGAGGAACAGTAGGTATTAGCAATAAGGATGGAGTTTTAAGATGGTGGACAGATTATGATGACCCTGATACTAATGTGAAAGGAGTAGGAGCACTAGGCTTTTTAAAATTTAAAGAAAATAACTATGATTATTGGGGAATATTAAATAATGCAAGTACAGCTCAATCTTATGCAACAAATGGAATTGGGCTCACCTTAGGAACTACTGCTCAAGTATCAAATGATCTTGTAGATGCAGGTAAAATGATAAAAACATCTAATATTTTTAAAACTTATAATCTATATAGAAGTAATGGTTATTTAAATGGTAATAAATATATTTCAGGTGCAAAGTTTTTGAAAAATGTAAAAGCTATTAATGCTGTAAACAGTTCAAAAGTAGTAAAAGGAGTTGCATATGCTGGATTAGCAATTTCTATGGCTCAGTTTTACGAATCTCATCATCCAGGATATATATCAAGAGGAATTATGAGTTATGCTGCAGGCTTTATTCCTTATGTAGGACCAGCTGTTTCTTTAGGTATTGATAATACGGATGTAAATTATTGGAATATATGGACATGGGGAGCTATGAATAGAGGCAGCAATCATTATGATTATTTAAACCCTGAAAATTAA
- a CDS encoding RHS repeat-associated core domain-containing protein, with protein sequence MKINTLFLKISVKSLGLNHISNSFSNSGFGSLYSNKYNGKELQETGMFDYGWRQYMPDLGRWNGIDQLAEAYTSISPFAYVANNPISMRDPDGRWMDAAGHIDTSGQANPFQFLGSSHKPRYMTSSTGVTLNPDSFGDGYSLFDQVKDGLGKQNIFIDFNKKGDMYWWTTYKDPNTGVKGIGVLEMLNLRSYSGMPEIRQSYHNFNPYKPDNTPEWYGFGGRANWVLATAAASLENFAGEARVTTTGSSIKLYRPNANGNVFIKNAYTKTIGLSKIGQGLGKYSFYLGVAMDVYGVKTFYEDPTSPNAVHPGKAGLNTVMGYVGLKGGAYGAVISTLYFGVDNYYPGGWIGASETADRTEKYEQQTTRHPFFSNSAIKF encoded by the coding sequence TTGAAAATCAATACTCTATTTTTAAAAATATCAGTAAAGTCCCTTGGACTGAACCATATTTCAAATTCGTTCAGCAATTCAGGTTTCGGAAGTTTGTACAGCAATAAATACAACGGTAAAGAACTTCAGGAAACCGGGATGTTTGATTATGGCTGGAGACAATATATGCCTGATCTGGGAAGATGGAACGGGATAGATCAATTGGCGGAAGCATATACTTCTATAAGTCCTTTTGCCTATGTAGCCAATAATCCTATTTCAATGAGAGATCCTGATGGAAGATGGATGGATGCAGCTGGACATATTGATACATCGGGCCAGGCAAATCCTTTTCAATTTTTAGGTAGTTCTCATAAACCGAGATATATGACATCATCTACCGGAGTGACTCTAAATCCAGATAGTTTTGGTGATGGCTATTCTTTATTTGATCAGGTTAAAGATGGATTAGGAAAACAAAATATATTTATAGACTTTAATAAAAAAGGTGATATGTACTGGTGGACCACCTATAAAGACCCTAATACTGGAGTTAAGGGAATAGGAGTATTAGAGATGCTAAATCTAAGATCTTATTCTGGGATGCCAGAGATCAGGCAGTCTTATCATAACTTCAATCCGTACAAACCAGATAATACCCCGGAATGGTATGGCTTTGGAGGACGTGCAAACTGGGTACTAGCAACAGCCGCCGCCAGTCTAGAGAATTTCGCGGGGGAGGCAAGGGTGACAACTACAGGTTCATCTATTAAATTGTACCGCCCTAATGCTAATGGAAACGTTTTTATTAAAAATGCATATACAAAAACAATAGGGCTAAGTAAAATCGGACAAGGTCTAGGGAAATATTCATTTTATTTAGGTGTTGCAATGGACGTGTATGGCGTAAAAACATTTTATGAAGATCCAACTTCTCCCAATGCAGTGCATCCGGGCAAGGCCGGATTAAATACAGTAATGGGATATGTGGGTTTAAAAGGAGGAGCTTACGGAGCTGTAATTAGCACTTTATATTTTGGAGTTGATAATTATTATCCAGGAGGATGGATCGGTGCTTCTGAAACTGCTGACAGAACCGAAAAATATGAACAACAAACTACAAGACATCCGTTTTTTAGTAATTCTGCGATAAAATTTTAA
- a CDS encoding RHS repeat-associated core domain-containing protein has translation MNSAGAPEITDTNNYYPFGLNHTGGNGLNSSNFGSFYSYKYNGKELQETGMFDYGWRQYMPDLGRWNGIDQLAEAYTSISPFAYVANNPISMRDPDGRWMDAAGHIDTSGYANPFTIMSHSQMLMTQFMAENPRDGGGGAYTFNDKDARAIFNYLANKENFSEVNITDGKVMWFTGNAMQTSYRMGNDYYGDINLGVIHSANFKTSSVFDLSLLGNLNDGVGGFGEGLSYNARNGARLYVGTARPGIPVDLGFTKFYGNGKTYIKPAYMGKVGSVLGKASIAGTVILGGINIYNGVQKDGGTFGHNATIATGGTIGGAAGAYGGAILGAEIGAGIGVWFGGVGAAPGAFIGGLIGGVVGGIAGTKAGEIVVN, from the coding sequence TTGAACAGCGCAGGCGCTCCTGAAATTACTGATACCAACAACTACTATCCTTTTGGATTAAACCATACCGGAGGAAACGGATTGAATTCCTCCAATTTTGGAAGTTTCTACTCTTACAAATACAACGGAAAAGAGCTTCAGGAAACCGGGATGTTTGATTATGGCTGGAGACAATATATGCCAGATCTGGGAAGATGGAACGGGATAGATCAATTGGCGGAAGCATATACTTCTATAAGTCCTTTTGCCTATGTAGCCAATAATCCTATTTCAATGAGAGATCCTGATGGAAGATGGATGGATGCAGCTGGACATATTGATACATCGGGATATGCTAATCCTTTTACAATTATGTCACATTCTCAAATGCTAATGACTCAATTCATGGCGGAAAATCCAAGAGATGGCGGCGGCGGGGCTTATACTTTTAACGATAAAGATGCAAGGGCTATTTTTAATTATTTGGCGAATAAAGAAAATTTTTCAGAAGTGAATATCACAGATGGTAAGGTAATGTGGTTTACTGGAAATGCTATGCAAACCTCATATAGAATGGGGAATGATTATTATGGTGATATTAATTTAGGAGTAATACACAGCGCAAATTTTAAGACCTCTAGTGTTTTTGATTTAAGTTTGCTTGGAAATTTAAATGATGGTGTAGGTGGATTTGGAGAAGGACTTTCATATAATGCAAGAAATGGAGCTAGATTATATGTTGGTACTGCTCGTCCCGGTATTCCTGTCGATTTAGGTTTTACCAAATTCTACGGAAATGGCAAAACATATATAAAACCTGCTTACATGGGTAAAGTTGGTAGTGTTTTAGGAAAAGCAAGTATAGCAGGAACTGTTATTCTTGGAGGAATTAATATTTATAATGGAGTTCAAAAAGATGGAGGAACGTTCGGGCATAATGCTACTATAGCCACAGGAGGTACTATAGGAGGTGCAGCAGGAGCTTATGGGGGGGCGATTTTGGGTGCAGAAATAGGTGCGGGAATTGGTGTTTGGTTTGGAGGTGTAGGAGCTGCACCTGGGGCTTTTATAGGAGGGTTAATTGGCGGAGTAGTGGGAGGTATAGCAGGAACAAAGGCGGGAGAAATTGTGGTAAATTAA
- a CDS encoding STM3941 family protein, translating into METKVIKPSNKKFLSLTIGSLIFTILGVLFIILPDVFITRLINNVILIQFIGILAMLFFGFALFTMIKKKIFDKNIGIIVNEEGIIDNSSFVGVGLIKWEDVISIEKSNVASTNFLLIKVKNPEYYINISTGIKSKLLAGNYKSYGTPISISSNFISCSFTQLEDIILNSFEKFKMNN; encoded by the coding sequence ATGGAAACGAAAGTAATTAAGCCTAGTAATAAAAAGTTTTTATCGTTAACAATAGGATCTTTAATATTTACAATTTTAGGTGTGCTATTTATAATTCTTCCTGATGTATTTATTACCCGTTTAATAAATAATGTAATACTTATACAATTTATTGGTATTTTAGCAATGCTATTTTTTGGTTTTGCGTTATTTACGATGATTAAAAAAAAAATATTTGATAAAAATATAGGAATTATAGTAAATGAAGAGGGTATTATTGATAACTCTAGTTTTGTAGGTGTAGGCCTCATTAAATGGGAAGATGTAATTTCAATAGAAAAAAGTAATGTAGCATCGACAAATTTTTTGCTTATCAAGGTTAAAAATCCAGAGTATTACATTAATATTTCAACAGGTATAAAGTCAAAATTACTTGCTGGAAATTATAAATCTTACGGCACTCCAATATCAATATCATCGAATTTTATAAGTTGTAGTTTTACTCAATTGGAGGATATTATCTTAAATAGTTTCGAAAAATTTAAAATGAATAATTAA
- a CDS encoding RHS repeat domain-containing protein codes for MIHQNSFGKPTYSTINYLYRADGTKLRKTFSSSSPRGSTSTRITDYLDGFQYSYFEGGGNCITCRTENAYEAEAYRGILDPGVIPEWKLDFVATAEGFYSFTENRYIYQYRDHLGNTRVTFAKNSAGAPEIIDTNNYYPFGLNHISGSFGTSNFGSFYSYKYNGKELQETGMYDYGARMMMPDLGRWGAMDAMSEKYSSWSPYNYAINNPVMVIDPDGNDIQPLSEAQQAFKNYVATMSTGTETSGGNIFTGFGYSPFGEYDWVRRKDGSFYWDNEANNQKSTKLGETYMGKSLRIGMDSYIDRNQWDGPNPWFDVSGSKLQTDIWISSEENAKGELTGISTIIRSKIMTNKGGFKGVKINSMPDIESSKNFIDKNGEFIGFNITVEKHAQVPEFEKIGLNLQGYGPVNVAQRIDVNYVGKNLNISFKTDVFPSASAGIIGAGGSFKLMQYDQPSYRETHSLFKNGVRKPYLYPRN; via the coding sequence GTGATCCACCAGAATAGTTTTGGAAAGCCAACCTATAGTACTATCAATTACCTTTACCGTGCTGACGGAACCAAGCTTCGTAAAACGTTTTCTTCTTCCTCACCAAGAGGATCAACCTCAACCCGCATCACAGACTATCTGGACGGTTTTCAGTACAGCTACTTTGAAGGCGGAGGAAACTGTATTACCTGCAGAACCGAAAATGCTTACGAAGCAGAAGCTTATAGAGGTATTCTGGATCCCGGTGTTATTCCGGAATGGAAACTTGATTTTGTAGCCACCGCAGAAGGTTTTTACAGTTTCACCGAAAACCGCTATATTTACCAGTACAGAGATCACCTTGGAAATACCAGAGTCACCTTTGCCAAAAACAGCGCAGGCGCTCCTGAAATTATTGACACCAACAATTACTATCCTTTTGGTTTAAACCATATCTCAGGGTCGTTTGGTACTTCTAACTTTGGTAGTTTCTACAGTTACAAATACAACGGAAAGGAATTACAAGAGACGGGAATGTATGATTACGGAGCAAGGATGATGATGCCTGACCTGGGAAGATGGGGAGCAATGGATGCCATGTCTGAGAAATACAGTTCCTGGAGTCCTTATAACTATGCGATCAATAACCCTGTGATGGTGATTGATCCGGATGGAAATGATATTCAACCATTATCCGAAGCGCAACAGGCTTTTAAAAATTATGTAGCAACGATGTCAACAGGAACTGAAACATCAGGAGGGAATATCTTTACAGGATTTGGTTATTCGCCTTTTGGAGAATATGATTGGGTTAGAAGGAAAGATGGTTCTTTTTATTGGGATAATGAGGCAAATAACCAAAAATCAACAAAATTAGGTGAAACTTACATGGGTAAATCTTTACGAATAGGTATGGATAGTTATATAGATAGAAATCAGTGGGATGGGCCAAATCCATGGTTTGATGTTTCAGGGTCAAAATTGCAAACTGATATATGGATATCTTCAGAAGAAAATGCTAAAGGAGAGCTAACAGGAATATCCACAATAATAAGATCTAAAATTATGACAAATAAAGGAGGATTTAAAGGAGTTAAGATTAATTCTATGCCTGATATAGAGTCGAGTAAAAATTTTATTGATAAAAATGGTGAATTTATTGGCTTTAATATTACTGTTGAAAAACATGCTCAAGTTCCTGAATTTGAAAAAATTGGATTGAACCTTCAAGGATATGGACCAGTAAATGTTGCTCAGAGAATTGATGTAAATTATGTAGGGAAAAATTTAAATATATCTTTCAAAACAGATGTTTTTCCTTCTGCTTCAGCAGGAATAATAGGAGCTGGAGGATCATTTAAGTTGATGCAATATGATCAGCCATCTTATAGAGAAACGCACTCATTATTTAAAAATGGAGTAAGAAAACCATATTTATATCCAAGAAATTAA